Proteins from a genomic interval of Dendropsophus ebraccatus isolate aDenEbr1 chromosome 6, aDenEbr1.pat, whole genome shotgun sequence:
- the RAP2B gene encoding ras-related protein Rap-2b: protein MREYKVVVLGSGGVGKSALTVQFVTGSFIEKYDPTIEDFYRKEIEVDSSPSVLEILDTAGTEQFASMRDLYIKNGQGFILVYSLVNQQSFQDIKPMRDQIIRVKRYERVPMILVGNKVDLEGEREVSYGEGKALADDWNCPFMETSAKNKASVDELFAEIVRQMNYASQPNGDDQCCSSCVIL from the coding sequence ATGAGAGAATACAAAGTAGTTGTGCTGGGCTCCGGCGGGGTGGGCAAATCTGCCCTCACTGTCCAGTTTGTCACCGGCTCCTTCATAGAGAAATACGACCCGACCATTGAGGACTTCTACAGGAAGGAGATCGAGGTGGACTCGTCGCCCTCAGTGCTGGAGATCCTGGACACTGCGGGCACCGAGCAGTTCGCTTCCATGAGAGACCTGTACATTAAGAACGGCCAGGGCTTCATCCTGGTCTACAGCCTGGTCAACCAGCAGAGCTTCCAGGACATCAAGCCCATGAGGGACCAGATCATCAGGGTCAAGAGGTACGAGAGAGTGCCCATGATCCTGGTGGGGAACAAGGTGGAcctggagggggagagggaggtgtCCTATGGGGAAGGCAAAGCCCTGGCCGATGACTGGAACTGTCCCTTCATGGAAACTTCTGCCAAAAACAAAGCCTCTGTGGATGAACTCTTTGCTGAGATCGTCAGGCAGATGAACTATGCCTCCCAGCCCAATGGAGACGACCAGTGCTGCTCCTCCTGTGTCATCCTCTGA